In the Drosophila takahashii strain IR98-3 E-12201 chromosome 3R, DtakHiC1v2, whole genome shotgun sequence genome, one interval contains:
- the LOC108062708 gene encoding spaetzle-processing enzyme-like: MKPKCGGSLINNWYVLTTAHCVRDPGNPDIGSPHRVRLGEHNTEIDPDKSYVNGRWYYAPRYVEINVAGAIVHEEFFHGSAYRNDIALLLLQEPVVYSAAIKPICLPDLSIETSQQHNRIFKAAGWGNNSPVLMRSIIKELHPSDLKCKSPIFQFKTQICARGVLNDIAEGDSGGPLMATMKRGRQEVMYLAGIISYGYKSGKNKPSYYTKTSMYVDWITKHL, from the exons ATGAAACCCAAATGTGGGGGCTCCCTGATAAACAACTGGTACGTCCTGACCACAGCCCACTGTGTCAGAGATCCTGGAAATCCTGATATCGGCTCACCCCACAGAGTGCGCCTGGGCGAACATAACACCGAAATCGATCCCGACAAAAGCTATGTGAATGGTAGATGGTATTACGCTCCCCGTTATGTTGAGATCAACGTGGCTGGGGCTATTGTACATGAGGAATTCTTCCATGGAAGTGCATATCGAAACGACATCGCCCTGCTGCTACTCCAAGAACCTGTGGT TTATTCCGCTGCAATAAAACCGATTTGTCTTCCGGACTTGAGCATTGAAACATCACAACAGCACAACCGAATATTTAAGGCAGCCGGCTGGGGAAACAACAGTCCAGTATTGATGCGCAGCATCATTAAGGAACTGCATCCATCTGACTTGAAGTGTAAGTCCCCGATATTCCAATTCAAGACACAAATATGTGCACGGGGTGTCCTGAATGACATTGCTGAAGGGGATTCCGGTGGTCCCTTAATGGCCACCATGAAACGAGGGAGGCAAGAGGTCATGTATCTAGCCGGCATCATCTCCTATGGTTACAAATCTGGCAAGAAC